The Phoenix dactylifera cultivar Barhee BC4 chromosome 9, palm_55x_up_171113_PBpolish2nd_filt_p, whole genome shotgun sequence genome window below encodes:
- the LOC103705754 gene encoding RING-H2 finger protein ATL52-like, whose amino-acid sequence MATMNRSNLAHGNTLMNLSATFPFRNGRPATTPSSEVPMVVDLRVTWSRFSNESSEIMHRSEEFIFSSTLGTILLPQARRREVSYMLSHVQHSDPRDSDFWINQICSFASQAAPEAVQNHGLVLDADIIIDYTDFHAFFEGIQEISEPLTLGEIFEGKEWFGNTPDGRSSGRKLEKAIYTADGFQESECVICLEKFDPGKEVAKMPCSHIFDKHCIVGWLERSPLCPLCRFEMPSGTGKGN is encoded by the coding sequence CGGAACGGTAGACCTGCCACAACTCCAAGCTCAGAAGTCCCAATGGTCGTGGATCTTCGAGTCACATGGTCCCGCTTCTCGAATGAGAGCTCGGAGATTATGCACAGGTCCGAAGAGTTTATCTTTAGTTCGACCCTTGGCACCATTTTGCTCCCGCAAGCTCGACGTAGGGAAGTCTCCTACATGCTCTCTCACGTCCAGCATTCAGATCCCAGAGACAGCGATTTCTGGATCAACCAGATATGCTCGTTCGCTTCTCAAGCAGCCCCAGAAGCAGTGCAAAACCATGGTCTCGTGCTCGATGCGGATATTATTATCGACTATACCGACTTTCATGCATTTTTTGAAGGAATCCAGGAGATTAGCGAGCCGCTTACTTTAGGAGAAATATTTGAAGGCAAAGAATGGTTCGGCAACACACCGGACGGCAGGTCTTCCGGCAGGAAACTCGAGAAAGCTATCTATACAGCTGATGGTTTCCAAGAGAGTGAGTGCGTCATTTGTTTAGAGAAATTTGATCCAGGGAAGGAAGTTGCCAAGATGCCATGCTCTCATATCTTTGATAAGCATTGTATCGTTGGGTGGCTGGAGCGGAGCCCTCTCTGTCCTCTTTGCCGTTTTGAAATGCCATCTGGAACCGGGAAGGGAAACTGA
- the LOC103705688 gene encoding regulatory protein viviparous-1: MESESNQQQHAEAAEEAMAMAAAAATSAVGTPENKDKGKRIWIPDEGPSNPTDDLMLDIDGDDLIFSDEAFSCLPDFPCLAAPAGSPSSSSACNLFNNTSLASSSSSSSSFLFAPDGGGSGGGDLQAVASSSNCGRMMRSEVASDLLSMELEGLDILGDIGLFDLSEQWDPASLIPDNMTMNGAATASASGQEPSLPLHAMAGEERPPGEAGVVGGAATGAPFAGPEEDPEEMARVFFEWMRINRDAISPQDLRQIRMKRATIDCAVRHLGGNRQAKVQLLKLVLTWVQANHLQKKKRRRGENEQQDRPEGVAQPPYPYNQQQPFAPPNHHVPVMSSDVTANPNPNLDYSYDADSQRNGWIPYHLDPTTGAAFPVMMPVYVGGGGGSTSGGEPAYPGVAAAAAAPFSYHQGSTSSIVLNGQPFSPSPDLHAADHTAAAWPSQYTAAPAQYVPFPGAAGSHPAPMPQAQYPGGFVNQYPGHPLYQQGQQVGGMASATKEARKKRMARQRRASSLHHHRSQQQQLQNHHQAESSSSRAPAEGGSSSSSNANANNNNNNNNNNNRTWGFWSSSSSSRQKNPMMEAPPPPKSSMQQPQLSPSMPPQQQQQQQQNSHRDDAASTADRRQGLKGEKNLRFLLQKVLKQSDVGSLGRIVLPKKEAEIHLPELDTRDGISIPMEDIGTSQVWNMRYRFWPNNKSRMYLLENTGEFVRSNGLQEGDFIVIYSDIKCGKYMIRGVKVRPQTEKGQASRSVARSHLKRSNWERGSTSRMRGSSGHDGINDDLGMPSSSTASPFVIKRESSP, encoded by the exons ATGGAGTCCGAGAGTAACCAGCAGCAGCATGCAGAGGCTGCGGAGGAAGCAATGGCGATGGCTGCCGCCGCGGCGACGTCGGCGGTAGGAACGCCAGAGAACAAAGACAAGGGCAAGAGGATTTGGATTCCAGACGAGGGACCAAGCAATCCGACGGACGATCTCATGCTAGATATCGATGGAGACGATCTCATCTTCTCCGACGAGGCCTTCTCCTGCCTCCCCGACTTCCCGTGCCTCGCCGCACCGGCGGGGTCGCCTTCGTCATCATCCGCTTGCAATCTTTTCAACAACACAAGCCTCGCTTCATCCTCCTcgtcttcttcatcttttctcTTCGCCCCGGACGGCGGTGGGAGCGGCGGGGGCGACCTGCAGGCGGTCGCTTCCTCCTCCAACTGTGGGAGAATGATGAGGTCGGAGGTGGCGTCCGATCTGTTGAGCATGGAGTTGGAGGGGCTCGACATTCTCGGCGACATCGGCCTTTTCGACCTCTCGGAGCAGTGGGACCCGGCGTCGCTGATTCCCGATAACATGACGATGAACGGAGCTGCGACAGCCAGCGCGAGTGGTCAGGAGCCGTCACTACCATTGCATGCTATGGCCGGAGAAGAAAGGCCACCCGGGGAGGCCGGAGTAGTAGGAGGAGCTGCCACGGGGGCGCCGTTCGCTGGACCGGAGGAGGATCCGGAGGAAATGGCGAGGGTGTTCTTCGAATGGATGAGGATCAACAGGGACGCCATCTCTCCCCAGGATCTGAGACAAATCAGGATGAAGAGAGCCACCATAGACTGCGCCGTACGCCACCTTGGCGGAAACAGGCAAGCCAAAGTACAGCTGCTGAAGCTCGTCCTCACCTGGGTCCAGGCCAACCATCTCCAGAAGAAGAAACGCCGCAGAGGCGAGAACGAGCAGCAAGATCGGCCAGAAGGGGTCGCGCAACCGCCGTACCCTTACAACCAGCAGCAGCCATTTGCTCCTCCCAATCACCATGTGCCTGTAATGTCCTCCGACGTCACAgcgaaccctaaccctaatctCGACTACAGCTACGACGCCGATTCCCAGCGCAATGGTTGGATTCCGTATCACCTTGATCCAACGACCGGCGCCGCATTCCCAGTAATGATGCCGGTCTATgtcggtggcggcggcggcagcaCTTCCGGCGGTGAGCCGGCATATCCTGgtgtggcggcggcggcggcggctccttTCTCTTATCACCAAGGCAGCACCAGCAGCATTGTCCTCAACGGCCAGCCATTTTCTCCATCGCCTGACTTGCATGCAGCGGACCACACTGCTGCGGCGTGGCCCTCACAATATACTGCAGCTCCGGCACAGTACGTGCCATTCCCGGGCGCCGCCGGTTCCCATCCAGCTCCAATGCCGCAGGCACAGTACCCCGGGGGTTTTGTCAACCAGTACCCGGGCCATCCACTGTACCAGCAAGGACAGCAGGTCGGTGGGATGGCTTCGGCCACGAAGGAGGCTCGGAAGAAGAGGATGGCTCGGCAGCGGCGCGCATCTTccctccaccaccaccgcagccagcagcagcagctgcaGAACCATCACCAGGCCGAGTCGAGCTCCTCGAGAGCTCCCGCTGAAGGAGGGAGTAGCAGCTCCTCAAATGCtaatgctaataataataataataataacaacaacaataataggACCTGGGGTTtttggtcttcttcttcctcatctcgTCAAAAGAATCCGATGATGGAGGCGCCGCCACCCCCTAAGTCCTCCATGCAACAGCCACAGCTGTCGCCATCCATGCCtccacagcagcagcagcagcagcagcagaattCGCACCGAGACGACGCAGCATCGACGGCTGACAGGCGGCAG GGTTTGAAAGGAGAGAAGAATTTGAGGTTCTTGCTTCAGAAGGTGTTGAAGCAGAGTGACGTGGGTAGCCTGGGAAGGATCGTGCTACCCAAA AAGGAAGCGGAGATCCATCTACCGGAGCTCGACACCAGGGACGGGATATCAATTCCAATGGAGGACATAGGAACCTCCCAAGTATGGAACATGCGGTACAG ATTTTGGCCCAACAACAAGAGCCGCATGTATCTCCTGGAGAACACAG GGGAGTTTGTTCGATCCAACGGCCTGCAGGAAGGGGACTTCATCGTCATTTACTCCGACATCAAGTGCGGAAAATAC ATGATAAGGGGAGTGAAAGTTCGTCCCCAGACCGAGAAGGGTCAGGCCAGCAGGAGCGTGGCTAGGAGTCATCTGAAGAGAAGCAACTGGGAGAGAGGCAGCACGTCGAGGATGAGGGGGAGCAGCGGCCACGATGGCATCAATGATGATCTGGGCATGCCCTCCTCTAGTACTGCTTCGCCCTTTGTGATCAAGAGGGAATCCAGCCCATGA